The Haloarchaeobius litoreus DNA window AACTCGGACGACGTCCGGATCGAAACGAACGGGAACCTGACGTTCAGGTTGAACGGCGAGGCGGCCTGTACAGCCAGGATGGAACTCGGCTCCATCATCTACCGCAACGACGAGGGCCAGTCCGTCGCCTACCAGGCTGGCGGCGTGTGGCGCGACAGCGGTGACGGTGTGAACATCGTCTCACCGCCGGACCTGACCTACCAGACGGACCAGATCGACGGAAGGACCGTTCGGAGCATCGACTTCCCCGTCGTCAACGTACAAGGCGACCTGCAGTCGAGCTCGGGTGAGGTGACCGCACGGCAGATCGACGACGATGGGCCGGGCCTCGACCAGCAGCTCTGTCTGCCTGTCTCGGAGAACTCGACCATCGACCGGGTTCGCTCGATGACGATCACCGTCGAGAACAACACGTACTACGAGGCCTGGGAGCGCTACCTCGACGACGAGTTCGGGGAGGAAGTGCTCGACAAGGAGATCGACCACGACAACCGGACGCTCCGGTACACCGTGCCCCTCGGGCAGGACCTCTCGCCCGAGGAGTTCACCGTCGAGAACGCACAGGTGCTCGGTGGCTTCTACTCCGGGTCGGCTGCTGGGGAGATCAACCTGAAGCGGCACGGTCTCATCGACAGTTACGACGGAAGCCAGGGAACGTACGCCTCCCAGCCGGAGAACTGGGGCGAAGGAAACATCTACACCAACAGTGAGATCGACATCACGAACTCCCGAGTCAACGGTACGATATACTCGGGTTCGGGGGTCGAACTCAGCGGTGGTAACTGTGAGGTAACAGGTAACGTCTATTTCAATAACACGACTGGGTCCGGATTGAATGATGTCGGAGGGAGCTCATGTGTGGCAGGAGAGACCGACAACGGGACTCACATTCCGCCCCTGCCGGACGTCGACGAACAGATCGAGGCGGCACTGAACACGACGGCCGGCGCGAACCACAACAACCGGACCGGCGTCATCCAGAACAACGTGACGACGCTCTCGATGGGCGACACCGCGACGCTCGAATCACCGGGTGTCTTCTACCTCGACTCGCTCACGGTCCCGGAAGACGCGACGCTCGTCCTGGACACGACCAACGGGGACATCGTCCTTGCTGTCGAAGGGAACGTCGACGTCGCTCCAGGTGCCGAAATCCGGGTGCAAGGTGATGGCCAGGTCCGTGTGTTCGCCGGCGGCGAGTCCGGAGAGCAGCTCGAACTCGACAGCTCCAGGGTGGGCGTCCATGATGGAACGCAGTACACCAACCGGTCGGCCGGGTTCTGGTTCTACTGCAAGTCAGGCTGTTCCGGGGAGTTCCTCGACGGCAGCGAGTTCACCGGGGTCGTCTACGGGCCAGGGAACGATGGCGGTCAGTTCGGAATCGGACGGGATTCCGAGGTGTTCGGAGCGCTCGCAGTGGACAGGATCGACACGACTGCCGGCAACAACGGGGTCGGGAACACGCGGGCAGAGCTCCACTTCGACACCAGCGTCCAGACCGCAGAGTTCGACCGCGACGGTGACGGCGTCCCCGACAGCGAAGAGGGCGAGGGAGGCGGTGTCCCCGAGGAGTACGACGACTGCCCCGAGAGCGACGCGATGGGTGTCAATGGCTGCCAGCCCGTGACCGAGGACGAGGACGCGAACGCGCTCATCATCAACCAGTCCCACGCCCGGCTGACCGTCGTCGGCTCGATGGTTGCGGATAACCGGACGCGGACGCGTGAGGTCGGCGAGCGCGAACCGCTGGACGTGGTGTTCGTCCTCGACGATTCCGGATCGATGGGGAACCCCGAGGTGAACGAGATTACGAGTGGTCCCGTGGAACTAGATGGTGGCTGGACACTCTGGGAAACTCCCGAGGAAGCGGCTTACACCGACCCAGACGACAACGTTGTAGACGTTCCCGAAAATCAGGTATGGCAGGTAGAGTACTTAGATCCTGAATACCACAGCAACCCTACTGCAACCAGATCGGAATACGAAAACGTCGACCTGAGCAAAGGCGGTGACTGGGACAAAGACGTGGTAGAGTATGTACGAAGGCTCAGCGATGACGGAGGCGATATCACCGTCACAGACGGACAGATATGGCTTGTATCCAACAACCCGTATTTCGATGAAGGAGATGCCGGGACTGGGAGCACCCAGTGGGCTTACGAGGGGGAGACGATCGATACTGACAACTGGAACTACGTGCGGATGTATGAACTCGGAAACGATCCACAAAACCGTCGAGTAGATGCAACTGAAACGTTTATCGGTATGTTGAATGATTCTAACGGAGATCAGGTCGGTGTGATCAGGTTCGCATATTCCGGCACTCAAGAGTTATGGGATATCGATGGAGTCTCGGGTGGGGACTTCAATGGAGCAAACGCCAGTTTGGAGGATAGTTTCAGTTCTGAGGGAGGAACGCCAATGCAAGCTGCAATACAAGCGGGAGAGAGCGAACTGTTAGAAGGAGATAATGATAATAAAGTCATGGTTCTTTTAACCGACGGGCAACCGAGTTACAATTCTAACGAAGAAATCATTAGCACT harbors:
- a CDS encoding DUF7289 family protein; this encodes MLRALLFSDNSLEPPMFSISPRFGPSERRAASAIVGLVLLFGMVMVGAGLILMASMSATEEVQQQNELNNAELSLQEASVRLRTLSFQDSDDVASFDLSGRNSDDVRIETNGNLTFRLNGEAACTARMELGSIIYRNDEGQSVAYQAGGVWRDSGDGVNIVSPPDLTYQTDQIDGRTVRSIDFPVVNVQGDLQSSSGEVTARQIDDDGPGLDQQLCLPVSENSTIDRVRSMTITVENNTYYEAWERYLDDEFGEEVLDKEIDHDNRTLRYTVPLGQDLSPEEFTVENAQVLGGFYSGSAAGEINLKRHGLIDSYDGSQGTYASQPENWGEGNIYTNSEIDITNSRVNGTIYSGSGVELSGGNCEVTGNVYFNNTTGSGLNDVGGSSCVAGETDNGTHIPPLPDVDEQIEAALNTTAGANHNNRTGVIQNNVTTLSMGDTATLESPGVFYLDSLTVPEDATLVLDTTNGDIVLAVEGNVDVAPGAEIRVQGDGQVRVFAGGESGEQLELDSSRVGVHDGTQYTNRSAGFWFYCKSGCSGEFLDGSEFTGVVYGPGNDGGQFGIGRDSEVFGALAVDRIDTTAGNNGVGNTRAELHFDTSVQTAEFDRDGDGVPDSEEGEGGGVPEEYDDCPESDAMGVNGCQPVTEDEDANALIINQSHARLTVVGSMVADNRTRTREVGEREPLDVVFVLDDSGSMGNPEVNEITSGPVELDGGWTLWETPEEAAYTDPDDNVVDVPENQVWQVEYLDPEYHSNPTATRSEYENVDLSKGGDWDKDVVEYVRRLSDDGGDITVTDGQIWLVSNNPYFDEGDAGTGSTQWAYEGETIDTDNWNYVRMYELGNDPQNRRVDATETFIGMLNDSNGDQVGVIRFAYSGTQELWDIDGVSGGDFNGANASLEDSFSSEGGTPMQAAIQAGESELLEGDNDNKVMVLLTDGQPSYNSNEEIISTVESLNENVEIQAVGLGGGTNQTFLEELASTTGGNASQVDNSGQLNETFRQIAGSVTDERYNVIEYKDTTVEVSINDETVTLSGNANDPTASTRPSRTINIADTLGVDEEQVEEYVGTMLSAEATTYDCANVSETGDTQTHGGEEYDEVTCNGTEGTFDQIDNTTSDHEIYVDGEDVPDDSDFDTGWFKQQSFSQVLDEYETDTGTQLVDDSTDTFDLGENDAVIVVRTNSSNGDTDYVVLHFEAWNEEPWVVNGSDDGSSQVVGDDSSTPDPTDDNSYVIDIDQSNVEVGNESASIVAMPADVTHAVTAGDAGVTPAAAGGPSMALAADARARAAV